In the Shewanella sp. OMA3-2 genome, one interval contains:
- the mreD gene encoding rod shape-determining protein MreD, protein MSAHIPNGRVVVWITLFIGMMFQIMPLPHVVAAWRPDWLLMVMIYWAMALPYRYSILTAWVLGVLLDVLLGATLGIRGLAFALVTYVVVLHFQRLRNFPRWQQTLLIAVFICIYHFVVYWAEYVLVGKTPFKTDMFLPAFSSVLIWWWVFWILRNVRRRYKVH, encoded by the coding sequence ATGAGTGCTCACATACCCAATGGCCGTGTGGTCGTTTGGATTACTTTATTCATTGGCATGATGTTCCAAATTATGCCATTGCCACATGTAGTTGCTGCATGGCGTCCCGATTGGCTGTTGATGGTCATGATATATTGGGCAATGGCATTGCCGTATCGTTATAGTATTTTGACTGCCTGGGTATTAGGGGTATTACTAGATGTATTACTTGGTGCAACTTTAGGGATTCGGGGGTTAGCGTTCGCACTTGTAACTTATGTGGTCGTGCTACATTTTCAACGCTTACGTAATTTTCCCCGCTGGCAACAAACACTGCTTATAGCGGTCTTTATTTGCATCTATCATTTTGTGGTTTATTGGGCTGAGTATGTGCTTGTTGGCAAAACTCCTTTCAAAACAGATATGTTTTTACCCGCATTTTCAAGCGTACTAATTTGGTGGTGGGTATTTTGGATACTCAGAAATGTTCGCCGTAGGTATAAAGTACACTAG
- a CDS encoding Maf family protein, with the protein MTWVLASTSPRRKQLFAQAGFSIADFSFEQVSPDIDETPLANEPAADYVVRLALEKAQAGLLLVPTLTDAKVLGSDTSVVLEGKILGKPQNAADAKHILRQLSGHTHQVMTGVAMTDGTHAYSRLCVTDVTFCHITDAEIDAYIATQEPMDKAGAYGIQALGGCFVESIKGSYSAVVGLPLVETRQLMQLMAQALI; encoded by the coding sequence ATGACTTGGGTTTTAGCTTCTACTTCACCTAGACGAAAACAATTGTTTGCCCAGGCCGGATTTTCAATTGCGGACTTTTCCTTTGAGCAAGTGTCTCCTGATATTGATGAAACCCCACTAGCGAACGAGCCTGCTGCAGATTATGTGGTTCGTCTTGCGCTAGAAAAAGCGCAAGCAGGTTTACTATTAGTGCCAACGTTAACCGATGCCAAGGTGTTAGGATCTGATACGTCTGTGGTACTTGAGGGAAAGATTTTAGGTAAACCGCAAAATGCAGCTGATGCTAAACATATTTTACGACAACTTTCAGGTCATACCCATCAAGTGATGACAGGTGTAGCAATGACCGATGGTACACATGCGTATAGTCGACTTTGTGTTACCGATGTGACTTTTTGCCATATTACCGATGCAGAAATTGATGCTTATATCGCCACTCAAGAGCCAATGGATAAAGCCGGAGCTTACGGCATTCAAGCACTTGGAGGCTGTTTTGTCGAGTCAATTAAAGGCAGTTATTCTGCTGTTGTTGGCTTGCCGTTAGTGGAAACACGACAATTAATGCAGCTAATGGCTCAAGCGTTAATCTAG
- the mreC gene encoding rod shape-determining protein MreC gives MKPIFVRGISHQFRLTLAIILSVVLFVGNDRLEPVRQSLSSLLSPLQYLANVPGMMLDWSAEALATRNMLAVQNKILMDQQLLMSERLQRFEHLRQENVRLRALLGSPVHMDSRKVVAEVMEVASDPFRQLVVLNHGQRTGVFVGQPVVDAKGVVGQVIEVSELTSRVLLVSDTSHGIPVRVTRNDVRAIANGTGDIDEIELRHVAKSTNIIAGDLLVTSGLGNRFPEGYPVARVTAVSRDDGQSYSVITAQPLAALDRIRYVLLIWPGEVDDKPFWPILQPDSINDGVDAAIDSGAVDPASVNGTQHIPSSEVQPNQAQQTQTQSTPVQSTQAQSTTEVRQ, from the coding sequence ATGAAACCAATTTTTGTTCGTGGTATTTCCCATCAATTTCGTCTGACACTGGCCATTATTTTGTCGGTGGTATTATTTGTAGGCAACGATCGCCTTGAGCCTGTGCGCCAATCCCTTTCCTCTTTATTAAGTCCATTACAATATTTAGCCAATGTCCCCGGCATGATGCTTGATTGGTCTGCAGAGGCTCTTGCTACCCGCAATATGCTGGCGGTACAAAATAAAATTTTAATGGATCAACAATTATTGATGTCAGAGCGTTTACAACGTTTTGAACATTTACGCCAAGAAAATGTTCGTTTAAGAGCACTTTTAGGATCGCCAGTACATATGGACTCACGCAAAGTGGTTGCAGAAGTGATGGAAGTTGCTAGCGACCCATTTCGTCAGTTGGTGGTACTTAATCATGGTCAACGAACCGGTGTTTTTGTCGGGCAGCCTGTCGTTGATGCAAAAGGGGTTGTTGGTCAGGTCATCGAGGTTAGTGAGTTAACCAGTCGGGTGCTATTAGTTTCAGATACTAGCCATGGTATCCCAGTGCGTGTAACTCGTAATGATGTACGTGCTATTGCCAATGGTACTGGTGACATTGATGAAATTGAATTACGCCATGTGGCAAAAAGTACCAATATTATTGCAGGTGATTTATTGGTGACTTCTGGGCTCGGTAACCGTTTTCCTGAAGGCTACCCTGTTGCCAGAGTGACGGCAGTGTCACGGGATGATGGCCAGAGTTATTCAGTCATAACTGCTCAACCGTTAGCGGCTTTGGATCGTATCCGTTATGTGTTATTAATCTGGCCTGGTGAAGTTGATGATAAACCTTTTTGGCCTATTTTACAGCCTGATAGTATTAATGATGGTGTCGATGCGGCGATTGATTCAGGGGCTGTCGATCCAGCTTCCGTTAACGGGACGCAGCATATACCTTCAAGCGAAGTGCAGCCTAATCAAGCACAACAAACTCAAACACAATCTACTCCTGTGCAATCAACTCAGGCACAGTCAACCACAGAGGTGAGACAATGA
- a CDS encoding YhdP family protein, with translation MWLARLTTIGRTSLQVLAILLVLFALGVSLIRGLLPHIPEVRQEILVYVEKNYGVTLQMEELSAKWQAYGPALTVTNLVLPPQANLPMTLVSEQVNIKLDFWQSLLTLAPQIETVSFDKVRIAIDVDNLSNQATSSTPVTNMDWLYAFLLEQLGHFSVNDVSVQLNSSLHQFRPIFIENLVWLNQGDEHWGEGSLFVDDQASDKESLSLQIALQGNGYKPESIKGDIYIAAAALDIGEWASRHINPSSDLDNISFQGVVNFEAWFSFAQRNIQDGQLIFKPSWLEWDDKRPNTPVSSGISIDVASNTQPDKASDITQNAVAAPSTQRFDIKDGLLTWLNTPQGWQVQSHQLVIESNQQTWPELSLSLAYHNAQLFGQLNKINLNNLAPLLPLIPSVGHDDVLLWRDTNVQGDIGPIKLYKAKDKPWVASASLSQLAWQPFEQVPGLSPIDLHLSWANNTLKAELPEQDYKIDFAGGFNQPLQLTGQALSVSFNLSDMRLTAPNITFYNDDIRLQAALNLHFADNPYMALAANLDITDVTKASYYFPLMAMSPNLVEYLKSGLQAGHIEQANVLWRGAFNRYPYVDFDGVFQAEFNINQAEFKFQPDWPAVKQLDLNAFFENKLMDLTINSGQLGQVAVDGAKVWIPELGAKSLLRVEADLLMDAQAAVQVINASPLKSSVGSTLAVVQVKQDLNTLLDLSIPLFKGEKPLIKGAVYFDNNPVFISHPGVNLTQVNGDLSFENNLVTGKNLQAKLFGQPLQFSFATKEKGRQLALDVDFSGHVDIASLPASFNHPLSDYYQGDFDWAGQLRMMFGDQGYSLRAQAETDLQGVSFSLPAPFAKTVEQPQKLSTNIAGDNKQITVNVKLGNQAEFWGGLGNKDGSALPFYDLMLGRNFKFGDKLSQQDGTIHIDIKQANFSEWLPIISGFTASDADAAVNANANASSAPNLNPSRPLVVSPSTFPTLKQINASISQFNLLAQNFEQLKVIANPVDEVWRFNVTSTQFDGRVDFYKNWREQGLKIVADKLHLSPAVKDSQDAQYSPDTLLDSLPPLAVDVDDFKVFDMQLGHLQMQANPYDQGYRFQTVSLTHPVSNVSLQAKGAWTKNSIGTMTQFDVKLNADKFDDLSTMLGINPGLQDAPLGLVGDFSWQGAPYNFSLETLNGKIKFDMGKGHLSEISDKGARIFSLFSLDSILRKLSFDFSDVFGSGLYFNSFTGNLDIKDGVVQTTDTEMDAVAGNMKVRGYTDLTTQSLNYDIRFMPQLASSVPTVVFLSTSAWTLGIGAFALTKVLEPVIEIISEIRFRLNGTMDNPELQELERKSKEIVIPESILREKGIFPSAKDAAPNDKAAQKPSSTDKANITVPQAPATKDADTKLESDTGDKSLTAPGVNVSNLRYLKRDSYANQFVTVSKQSRRSSQSGFYQRAA, from the coding sequence GTGTGGTTAGCACGTTTAACAACGATTGGACGCACCAGCTTACAAGTATTAGCCATTTTGTTAGTACTTTTTGCGCTGGGTGTCAGTCTTATCCGTGGCTTATTGCCCCATATTCCAGAGGTGCGCCAAGAAATACTGGTTTACGTGGAAAAAAACTATGGTGTAACGCTACAGATGGAGGAATTGTCAGCAAAATGGCAAGCCTATGGTCCAGCGTTAACTGTCACTAATTTGGTGTTACCACCGCAAGCTAATCTGCCGATGACCTTAGTCAGTGAACAGGTCAATATCAAACTCGATTTTTGGCAATCATTACTGACATTAGCGCCACAAATAGAAACAGTTAGCTTTGATAAAGTCCGTATCGCAATCGATGTCGATAATTTATCCAATCAAGCCACCTCATCCACACCTGTAACCAATATGGATTGGTTGTATGCTTTTTTACTCGAACAATTAGGTCACTTTTCTGTTAATGATGTTTCGGTACAACTGAACAGTTCTTTACATCAATTTCGGCCTATTTTTATTGAAAACCTCGTTTGGCTTAATCAAGGCGACGAGCACTGGGGCGAAGGGAGTTTATTTGTTGATGATCAAGCATCTGATAAAGAGTCGCTATCATTACAAATTGCATTACAAGGTAATGGCTATAAGCCAGAATCGATAAAGGGTGATATTTATATTGCCGCCGCCGCACTCGATATCGGAGAGTGGGCATCAAGACATATCAATCCATCAAGCGATTTAGATAATATCAGTTTTCAGGGCGTAGTTAATTTTGAAGCTTGGTTCAGTTTTGCCCAGCGTAATATTCAAGATGGCCAGCTAATATTTAAACCAAGTTGGCTAGAGTGGGATGATAAACGCCCTAACACTCCAGTATCCTCAGGCATCAGTATCGATGTAGCATCGAATACACAACCTGATAAAGCGTCTGATATAACGCAGAATGCAGTTGCAGCCCCCAGTACACAACGCTTTGATATTAAAGACGGTTTACTCACCTGGCTAAATACCCCTCAAGGATGGCAGGTTCAAAGTCATCAGTTAGTGATAGAGTCAAATCAACAAACTTGGCCTGAGTTGAGCTTATCGCTGGCGTATCACAATGCGCAATTATTTGGTCAACTGAATAAAATTAACTTAAATAATCTTGCCCCGTTACTACCGTTGATCCCCAGCGTAGGCCATGACGATGTGTTGCTGTGGCGTGATACTAATGTGCAGGGCGATATAGGCCCTATTAAGCTTTATAAAGCCAAAGATAAACCTTGGGTGGCATCAGCCAGCCTAAGTCAGCTAGCATGGCAACCGTTTGAGCAGGTGCCAGGGTTAAGTCCTATTGATTTACATTTGTCTTGGGCAAATAATACCCTCAAGGCTGAGTTGCCCGAGCAAGACTACAAAATTGATTTCGCAGGTGGTTTTAATCAGCCTTTACAGTTAACAGGTCAGGCGTTATCGGTTAGTTTTAACTTAAGTGATATGCGCTTAACTGCACCCAATATTACATTTTATAATGATGATATTCGTTTACAGGCAGCGCTTAACCTTCATTTTGCCGATAATCCTTATATGGCATTAGCGGCTAATCTTGATATTACCGATGTGACTAAAGCCAGTTATTACTTTCCTTTAATGGCGATGTCACCCAATCTGGTCGAGTATTTGAAAAGTGGGTTACAGGCAGGGCATATTGAACAGGCGAATGTGCTGTGGCGAGGCGCGTTTAATCGGTATCCCTATGTGGATTTTGACGGGGTATTTCAAGCTGAATTCAATATTAACCAAGCAGAGTTTAAGTTTCAGCCCGATTGGCCTGCGGTAAAGCAATTAGATTTAAATGCTTTTTTTGAAAATAAGCTAATGGACCTCACGATTAACTCAGGTCAATTAGGTCAAGTCGCTGTTGATGGCGCTAAAGTGTGGATCCCTGAACTCGGCGCTAAGTCTTTGTTGCGGGTCGAAGCTGATTTACTGATGGACGCACAAGCGGCAGTGCAAGTTATTAATGCCTCACCCCTAAAATCCAGTGTAGGTTCCACTCTTGCGGTCGTACAAGTAAAGCAAGATCTTAATACTTTGTTGGATTTGTCGATCCCGTTATTTAAAGGTGAAAAACCGTTAATTAAAGGCGCTGTTTATTTCGATAATAATCCGGTGTTTATTAGCCACCCTGGCGTTAACTTAACCCAAGTTAACGGTGATTTAAGTTTTGAAAATAACTTAGTCACAGGAAAAAACTTACAAGCTAAGCTGTTTGGTCAGCCGCTGCAATTTAGCTTTGCCACTAAAGAAAAAGGCCGTCAGTTAGCGTTAGACGTCGACTTTAGCGGGCATGTGGATATTGCCTCTTTACCTGCATCTTTTAATCATCCACTGAGTGACTATTACCAAGGTGATTTTGATTGGGCTGGCCAGTTAAGGATGATGTTTGGTGATCAAGGTTATAGTTTGCGAGCCCAAGCAGAAACAGACCTTCAAGGGGTCAGTTTTTCGTTACCCGCTCCCTTTGCTAAAACAGTTGAACAGCCGCAAAAACTGTCGACGAACATAGCGGGTGATAACAAACAAATTACCGTGAATGTTAAGCTGGGTAACCAAGCGGAGTTTTGGGGGGGCTTAGGTAATAAAGACGGTAGCGCATTGCCGTTTTATGACTTAATGTTAGGCCGAAACTTTAAGTTTGGTGACAAATTGAGCCAGCAAGATGGCACAATTCATATTGACATTAAGCAAGCCAATTTTAGCGAGTGGTTGCCAATTATTAGCGGGTTTACTGCATCTGACGCCGATGCTGCAGTAAACGCTAATGCTAATGCGAGTTCTGCCCCAAATTTAAACCCAAGTCGCCCATTGGTAGTATCACCGTCTACTTTTCCCACTTTGAAACAAATTAATGCCAGTATTAGTCAGTTCAATTTGTTGGCACAAAATTTTGAACAGCTAAAAGTGATAGCCAATCCGGTAGATGAAGTATGGCGATTTAATGTCACCTCTACCCAGTTTGATGGCCGAGTCGATTTTTATAAAAACTGGCGTGAGCAAGGGCTGAAAATTGTAGCAGATAAACTGCATTTATCACCCGCAGTAAAAGACAGCCAAGATGCACAATATAGCCCCGACACTTTACTTGATAGTTTGCCACCGCTGGCTGTTGATGTTGACGACTTTAAAGTGTTTGATATGCAATTAGGTCATCTGCAAATGCAAGCCAACCCTTATGATCAAGGCTATCGCTTTCAAACTGTGTCATTAACGCATCCTGTGTCTAATGTTAGTTTACAGGCGAAAGGCGCGTGGACAAAAAATAGCATAGGCACTATGACCCAATTTGATGTTAAATTAAATGCCGATAAATTTGATGATTTATCGACTATGTTAGGCATTAATCCGGGTTTACAAGATGCACCTTTAGGATTGGTGGGTGATTTTTCATGGCAAGGTGCACCTTATAACTTTTCGCTTGAAACCCTAAATGGCAAGATTAAATTTGATATGGGTAAAGGGCATTTATCTGAAATAAGTGACAAAGGAGCGAGAATATTTTCATTGTTCAGCCTAGATTCTATTTTACGCAAACTGTCATTTGATTTCTCAGATGTGTTTGGCTCAGGTTTATATTTTAATAGTTTTACCGGTAATTTAGACATTAAAGATGGCGTGGTTCAAACCACCGACACTGAAATGGATGCTGTGGCAGGTAACATGAAAGTGCGCGGCTACACAGACTTAACCACTCAAAGTCTAAATTACGACATCCGCTTTATGCCTCAGTTGGCATCCAGTGTACCAACCGTGGTATTTTTAAGTACCAGTGCATGGACATTAGGGATTGGCGCTTTCGCCCTGACCAAAGTATTAGAGCCTGTCATTGAGATTATTTCTGAAATTCGATTTCGCTTAAACGGCACTATGGATAACCCTGAGTTACAAGAGCTAGAGCGCAAAAGCAAAGAGATTGTTATTCCAGAATCGATATTACGTGAAAAGGGTATTTTTCCGAGTGCTAAAGATGCTGCTCCCAATGATAAAGCGGCACAGAAACCGTCATCAACGGATAAAGCGAATATTACCGTGCCTCAAGCGCCAGCCACCAAAGACGCTGACACTAAATTAGAAAGCGATACCGGCGATAAATCATTAACCGCCCCTGGTGTTAATGTCAGTAATCTGCGATATTTGAAAAGGGACAGTTATGCAAATCAGTTTGTTACAGTGTCAAAGCAGTCGAGACGTTCAAGCCAATCTGGCTTTTATCAACGCGCAGCTTAA
- the rng gene encoding ribonuclease G encodes MNIKAQRKKGSELLINVTPTEARVALIEHGVLQEVHIERRMKRGLVGNIYKGKISRVLPGMQAAFVDIGLDKAAFLHASDIVPHTECVADVEKGNFVVRDIAELVRQGQDIMVQVVKDPLGTKGARLTTDITLPSRYLVFMPGSSHVGVSQRIELEEERARLKNITLPYVDEDGGFIIRTAAENIGEDELAQDAAFLRRVWAKVSERRKRKGACLLYQDLALPVRIIRDFVGTDLDNIKVDSRRTFAELQQFAQEFMPEIAQKIELYEGPAPIFELYDVENEIQRALGRKVELKSGGYLIIDQTEAMTTVDINTGAFVGHRNLEETIFNTNLEATQAIAKQLRLRNLGGIIIIDFIDMLSSDHQARVLESLNAALALDRVKTSVSGFSGLGLVEMTRKRTRESLEHVVCGECPACLGTGSMKTVETVSYEIFREIIRLNRAYKADEFLLYCSPAVYMSFSGDESHLLAELEVYIGKRIRLQNEPLYTQNKYDVVMM; translated from the coding sequence ATGAATATCAAAGCACAGCGTAAGAAAGGATCGGAATTACTGATAAATGTCACACCAACAGAGGCGCGCGTAGCCTTAATTGAACATGGTGTGTTACAAGAAGTGCATATTGAACGCCGCATGAAGCGAGGTTTGGTCGGTAATATCTATAAAGGTAAAATCAGCCGAGTGTTACCCGGCATGCAAGCCGCTTTTGTGGATATTGGCTTAGATAAAGCCGCTTTTTTACATGCCTCAGACATAGTGCCACACACCGAATGTGTTGCCGATGTTGAAAAAGGCAACTTTGTCGTGCGTGATATCGCTGAACTTGTCCGCCAGGGTCAAGATATTATGGTGCAAGTGGTTAAAGATCCACTTGGCACCAAAGGGGCTCGGTTAACCACAGACATCACCTTACCGTCACGTTATTTAGTCTTTATGCCAGGTTCAAGCCATGTGGGTGTATCACAACGGATTGAGCTTGAGGAGGAACGCGCCCGCCTGAAGAATATTACCTTACCCTATGTCGATGAAGATGGCGGTTTTATTATTCGCACCGCGGCTGAAAATATAGGTGAAGACGAACTGGCGCAAGATGCGGCTTTTTTACGTCGAGTGTGGGCCAAAGTCAGTGAGCGCCGTAAGCGCAAAGGTGCGTGTTTACTGTATCAAGACTTAGCCTTGCCAGTGCGCATTATTCGTGACTTTGTCGGCACGGATCTTGACAATATTAAAGTCGATTCTAGACGCACTTTTGCGGAGCTACAGCAATTCGCACAGGAGTTTATGCCTGAAATTGCGCAAAAAATTGAGCTTTATGAAGGTCCAGCGCCTATTTTTGAACTGTACGATGTTGAAAATGAAATTCAGCGGGCTTTAGGGCGTAAGGTTGAGCTTAAATCCGGCGGGTATTTGATTATCGATCAAACTGAAGCCATGACAACCGTCGACATTAATACCGGTGCATTTGTTGGGCATCGCAATCTTGAAGAAACTATCTTCAATACTAATCTTGAAGCCACTCAAGCTATCGCTAAGCAGCTCAGGTTACGGAACTTAGGCGGCATTATCATTATCGATTTTATTGATATGCTGAGTAGTGATCACCAAGCTCGGGTATTAGAAAGTTTAAATGCCGCACTCGCGTTAGACAGAGTAAAAACCAGTGTCAGTGGTTTTTCAGGGCTTGGCCTGGTGGAAATGACCCGTAAACGCACCCGCGAGAGCTTAGAGCATGTGGTGTGTGGGGAGTGCCCTGCGTGTTTAGGCACAGGGTCAATGAAAACCGTAGAAACCGTCTCCTATGAAATTTTCAGAGAAATCATTCGTCTCAATCGAGCATACAAGGCAGATGAGTTTTTATTGTATTGTTCACCAGCGGTATATATGAGCTTCAGTGGTGATGAAAGTCATTTATTAGCTGAGCTTGAAGTGTATATCGGTAAACGTATTCGCCTGCAAAATGAACCTTTGTACACCCAGAATAAATATGATGTGGTGATGATGTAG
- a CDS encoding rod shape-determining protein, whose amino-acid sequence MFKKLRGIFSNDLSIDLGTANTLIYVRDEGIVLNEPSVVAIRGERNGNGPKSVAAVGTEAKQMLGRTPGNIQAIRPMKDGVIADFYVTEKMLQHFIKQVHNNSFFRPSPRVLVCVPVGATQVERRAIRESAMGAGAREVYLIEEPMAAAIGAGLPVSEATGSMVVDIGGGTTEVAIISLNGVVYSSSVRIGGDKFDDAIINYVRRNYGSLIGEATAERIKHSIGTAYPGDEVLEIEVRGRNLAEGVPRSFTLNSNEILEALQEPLSGIVSAVMVALEQSPPELASDISERGMVLTGGGALLRDLDRLLMQETGIPVMVADDPLTCVARGGGKALEMIDMHGGDLFSEES is encoded by the coding sequence ATGTTCAAAAAGCTGCGCGGCATTTTTTCTAACGACCTATCGATCGATTTAGGTACGGCAAACACTCTTATTTATGTTCGCGATGAAGGTATCGTGCTAAACGAACCCTCCGTAGTTGCTATTCGTGGTGAACGAAATGGTAACGGGCCCAAATCAGTGGCAGCAGTCGGAACTGAAGCAAAACAAATGCTTGGCCGAACACCTGGCAATATTCAAGCTATTCGTCCAATGAAAGATGGCGTAATCGCAGATTTTTATGTAACAGAAAAAATGTTACAGCACTTTATTAAACAGGTGCATAACAACAGCTTTTTTCGTCCAAGCCCACGGGTACTCGTTTGTGTACCTGTAGGGGCAACGCAAGTTGAGCGTCGTGCAATACGTGAATCGGCGATGGGCGCAGGTGCTCGCGAGGTTTATTTAATTGAAGAGCCTATGGCTGCCGCAATTGGTGCAGGCTTACCCGTATCAGAAGCAACCGGCTCTATGGTTGTCGATATCGGCGGTGGTACTACTGAAGTGGCGATCATTTCATTAAACGGTGTGGTGTATTCATCATCGGTACGCATTGGCGGCGATAAATTTGATGATGCCATCATTAATTATGTTCGTCGTAATTATGGCTCTTTAATTGGTGAAGCTACCGCTGAACGTATTAAGCACTCTATTGGTACTGCCTACCCAGGTGATGAAGTGCTTGAAATCGAAGTGCGCGGTCGCAACTTGGCTGAAGGCGTACCAAGAAGCTTTACGTTGAACAGCAACGAGATTTTAGAAGCATTGCAAGAGCCATTATCGGGTATTGTCAGTGCGGTTATGGTAGCCCTTGAGCAATCACCACCAGAATTAGCGTCAGATATTTCCGAGCGCGGTATGGTATTAACAGGTGGTGGCGCGTTACTTCGTGATTTAGATCGCTTATTAATGCAAGAAACCGGTATTCCAGTCATGGTAGCTGATGATCCACTAACGTGTGTTGCACGTGGCGGTGGTAAAGCGTTAGAAATGATCGATATGCATGGTGGCGATTTGTTCTCTGAAGAGAGCTAA